From a region of the Cygnus atratus isolate AKBS03 ecotype Queensland, Australia chromosome 3, CAtr_DNAZoo_HiC_assembly, whole genome shotgun sequence genome:
- the RIPPLY2 gene encoding protein ripply2, with translation MEVGGVRCGCPRGFSSLSSPSSPPRCRRRHHSGPALTALPSPRSPAPFWRPWLPGPAVPRSPCGLAQGSRKLAQYAHPVRLFWPKSRCYDYLYQEAEALLKNFPVQATISFYEDSDSEDDEDDLEQDSRTESDC, from the exons ATGGAGGTCGGCGGGGTGCGCTGCGGCTGCCCCCGGGGCTTCTCgtccctctcttccccttcgTCCCCAccgcgctgccgccgccgccatcaCAGCGGCCCGGCCCTCACGGCCCTGCcctcgccccgcagccccgcgcccttCTGGAGGCCCtggctgcccggccccgctgtg CCTCGCAGCCCCTGCGGGCTGGCGCAAGGCTCCCGCAAGCTGGCGCAGTACGCGCACCCCGTCAG ACTATTTTGGCCCAAATCGAGGTGCTATGATTACTTATATCAGGAAGCTGaagcacttctgaaaaactTTCCAGTTCAAGCtacaatttccttttatgaagaCTCGGACagtgaagatgatgaagatgacCTGGAACAAGACTCAAGAACAGAATCAGACTGCTGA